One Thamnophis elegans isolate rThaEle1 chromosome 2, rThaEle1.pri, whole genome shotgun sequence genomic window, CCCTGAAGGCTGCACGGAGCGCTCGGCGACAGGAGACACTCTGGCCATCCACTACACAGTGAGTAAAGcgaatggggggtgggggaggcgcaTCGCCgggaagcaaagcaaagccaCACGAACACGTCAGCACAGCCTCCCCCCGCtgggtggaaggagggggagttgggggggggcttccctaCACGGGTGGGCGGAGTTTGCGAAGGCTCCACCTTCTACTTTCGGAAAGACAAATCGAGATGGAGGAGGAAGTCTCGGAAAATCTACTGTAGAGTTTCCTGTGGGATGCCCAGCGCCGGCTGGGAGGAGCGTTGGGCGGTCTTAAGGGAGTGTCCTTCCAATCGCGTTGCGcggggggtgggagggtgggaggcaGAGACGGAGGGAGGCTTAGTTCGTGACCCGCTTAAGCCACACGTGCCCTCTGGAAGTTTTGGAAGGCAAATATTTGCCCAAGGCATAAGGGACGTGGTGACTGAGCTTGTggaccagaaaggtcggcaatttggcggttcgaatccctagccatgtaacggagtgagctcccgttatttgtcccaacttctgccaacctagcagttcgaaagcaggtaaaaacgcaagtagaaaaataggaaccattttggtgggaaggtaacagcgtttggcgtttagccatgccggccacatgaccacggagacatcttaggacagtgctggctctttgactttgaaacggagatgaacactgccccctagtgtcgggaacgactagctcatatgtgcgaggggaacctttacctttatgcccAACACGTAGCAGCCATAGTGTGAGAATCATATTCCATAGGTTTCTATATTGCCTTACCCCTGTAAAATAGAAGTGGGGGATGTGTGGTCCACCAACTTATGTGTGACACCTGTCACCATCTCTATTTTATTTTGATCTATTTTAGATCGTTGGATTTATTGGCTCTGGGGTGTTTCCCCTTAAGAGGAAACGGGCTCTCCTTCACCAAGTGTGTtcagttcatttattttactacagGAGATCTTTGACTTActacagttcgtttagtgactgttccaagttataacagcactgaaaaaaatgacccatgaccagttttcacatgaCGATTGCAGCAGCTGCATGGTCatgttgtgatcaaaattcagacacttggcaattgactcatatttatgaccgttgcagtgggggtgggggtgttgtcacatgatccccttttgcaactttctgacaagcaaagtcaatgaggaagccagattcacttaacagtttgactaatttaactacagtgattcacttaacaactgtggcaagaatgattgtaaaatggggcaaactcatttaCATTTTGGccacaattgtggtcgtaagtcgaggactacttgtagaggGCTTGAATTTGAACAACCTAgcttggaaatggagatgagcactgccccctagagtctgacacaactggacaggagaaacctttacttttacccgTTTGATTTGTATTCCTGCATAAGCCAGGATAGGACATGGCCCAAGTTACTCCTTGAACGTTTTAATTCTAGGAAAGTAGTAACATCCaataagccagtgtttttcaaatagtCATTCCTTCGcaccccaactcacctcacagggtttttgtggggaaaaacagTGGGAAGAATATTGGTATGTTTGCCTCTTGAGTGGGAAAAAAagggcaggataaaaaaaatagacaagattttcagctcccagaattccccaatagAATGTACCTGGgatttgaaatccacacatcttaaagctgccaaatttGAAAAGCACTGTGCAGTAGCTTTCTCAGCCCTCCTTCATGCAGTGTGGATAAACCTGTGTCTCCAAATGTTTTAGCCAAGGTTGGTGGAAGTAGCTgtcgggatgggatgggatgaggtGTCTGTACTACTAATGCAATAGAGCTATGCCAGTTAAAGGCACAGAGGCAGGTGTAAAATAGGCAAATGGATGAAAAGGATATGAAAGCAAATGCATGAAATAGGAAAGCCTCTGCTCTGGGAAGGCAGGAAACCCATCTTGTCAAGAGTCCAGTAGCACAGGCCTTGCTCACATCTTTTGTTTTATGCAATTATGTAAAGAGGCCTGGTAACCTCTAGTTTAAATTGCTGTAATTCTTTATGAGTGGAGATATTTGAAGCTAATGTGGAAACTCTTGGTTAGTACAAACTGTAATCACTAGAAGACTTTAGCCACAACTAGTCAGAGTATATTGCATACCCTTGGACTTGGTTTTATTTTgaagcaatttattttattttttatcacttGTTACCCAGAGATCTACAGAGTAAGAGTTGAAATCATCTTCAGATACTTTATCCTAACAGGAAAATGTCCAGTTCACTCCTCTGGGGCCTCCTATCTTTGTGCCCCGAGCCAAACTGAGATAGTGATCCAAGTATCAGtaagtttaaaaaaagtaatttttgCTCAGAACAGCATCATAACCAGCTCTTAGTATGTCTAATCATCTTCTGAAAGAAAGGGAGCATGATTTACTTCCATGAGAATTAGTCATTCATAAATTGATTATatactgtaactttgaatatgAATCAAAATAACTATTCTGAATTACCCTGCTATTACGGTAGTTGCAGGAACTGCTGTTATGAAAAAGACATCCCTGTGACTGAAGAGGAAAAACGGCTTCTCCTAAAATGGTTCCTCATGTTTGCATGCAGTACTTTTGTTTTGAAGTATAATAGAAAATTAAATTGACCTACGTGAAGTTGCTGTCCATACTTTTTCATCATGGGACATAATGATATTTCATTTCTTGCAAAGTTACAGGTTTCAGCATTTTCTtttgatttaaaacaaaacaatttttgcATAGGGCAATTGCTAATTGTCATTTGATGTTATAAATATGCACACATACCCTCAATTTAAGGAATATTTTTAACAGGGTATTCTTGAAGATGGCCGCGTTATTGATACCTCACTCTCCCGTGATCCACTGCAAGTGGAATTGGGCAAAAGACAAGTCATCCCAGGTAGACCTCTGTTCtttatcataaaatgcttagtttAACTGAGAAACACACCAAGGAAAGCagtagggagaaaaaaaatctgtgtccACAAACTTTGGTCAAAGAAACATACTTGTTTCTTCACTAAATAAGTATTTCCTCACTGTGCCACTGTTCCTGTTTTACAGTTGCCACAAAAGTAGAGTTTGAGACTCTTCTCACTTGTATGTGGCTATGGCACAAACATGTTCAACCAACTTTTTTCCTGCTGTGTCCTCATGAAATTTGACTTCATCATTTGACCCCAAATTATATCTGAGAACTTTCAGTCATCTTTAGCTTGTACCATTGCTGAAGTGGTGGTTTCCTCCCTTATCTTCCCAACACAGCGTTTGCTCTGGACACAATCTGACATGCTTTACTGATTGTTGAAGTGGTGCACTCATTGATTTTTGGACATGGGATTAGCCCAAATTATCTTGTTAATGCAGATATGTTCCTTCCCTTCAGCACGCTCATGATGGCAATATGGAGCTGCATGGCGAagtggagagagggagaagactCTGTTGTTTCCAACCCTTTTAAATATTGTTCAGGCTTTTAGACACGGGGTTAACACTCTTTTGGAATATCAAAAGGAATGGAGCCTGACTGTAGCTTAAGTCTTCCATTGAATGCAAAATACTTGTACTAAAACAGAGCAAGATTTGACAAATGGCTAAATTTCCTGGTCTAGCCAGCAGGCAAAACTCATCTCctccccaactccatccaaatgTTATGCTGATAATGGATGCTTTCCTGATGACTGCTGATGTTTGGTAGGAAAGACCTGGAAATAAAGCCAAGGGTATCCACCAGTTCTTTTTCCTTAAATTGTTCTGTATGGCTTGAGTTAGGACAGCAGCATTTGCTGACATCTTGCCTGTGGCAGGATAGAGGCTGACAAGGAGTTAACACATATTTCACTGGTACCTTTTTTATGATACCTCAAGAATTGATGGAAACCACTTGGCCGTGAAGAAGACCTAAACTCAACATGCTTCCAACTGTAGAAGGATAGATTTTAGTTGAAGATTAAAACAAATCTTTAGTGATAAAAGCATTAGATCCTGCAACCTAGCATAGTGCTTTCTGTTAGAAGACTTCCAGCACTAACTACAGTAGTCATCTGTGGGATTGTGTAAGATTGTGATTGGCATGCTCTATTATATATGCCATTCTTTTTGTCCTAGGCTCCCAACTTTCTTTCCTgcctgtttattatttttttggtttgATAGATTAATATCAACCTGTGTTCTGGCAACCAAACAGAGATTTATCATGAACAGCTCCTTTTATAAAAGATCTGAATGTCCTAGGGTGTGTGGGGGACAGAAAGGCTTCTAATTAAGTTCTTTTTTCCTCCCAATTCAGGTTTAGAACAGGGTCTGCTGAATATGTGTGTTGGGTAAGTAACTCACAGTAAGTTACTGGAAACCTTCATAGATAATTGCTATACTCCGGTCAAGCCTGTGGCCttctttgttttgaattctgttcattctctGTGAAAAGGCAAGGTAGGCTGCAGTTTCCAAGCGACACAAAAAGTACTGTCTGCATTcagatatatttttcttatttgcttATTCAGACCACCATGAAAAAAACCCTGGCCCTTTAAATATAGTGCTGCAGTTGCCAGCATGCCTTACTAGAGATTGTATTGTTAGAAGTTATGGGAAATGGAATTGAACATCTGAAAAAGAATATAGCTCCCATCCTTGTGATTATATAGAGATGGGCATCAAAGAGGAGCTGCTGCAAAAAACGTAGTGATCAATAGAGAAGGGAAAGAGGCTGGAAAGTGTTTGCAAGAACAATCATAATAAAACCAAGATTGTACGAAGAGTAATAGGCACCTTCTGTGTAATCCCAAaccatctggagcaccacttgaataccatcagcattgataaaatcaccatcagtcaattgcaggaagcaattaTATTTGGAGCAGCTTACATCTTGCAACAGTGCCTTTAACAAACAACACCTGGCTATCCCAGGTTTTTGGGAAAGACTCAATGGGTGgatgaaaatcccaaatccagtctaaacatctgacaGCTGTATGATCAACCAGAATGTTTTAACAACATGCTGCTCAACAACTCTGGTTTGCTcacatttattaatcaaattataAGAAAatcgattaaaaaaaataaagtaaaagatgGCAAGTACAATGAAGTAAAGGGTTTCACTTGCCAAAGATAAAGATTTGAAAGACGACAGGGGCTGCCTTCAAGTCAATCTTGACTCAGTGACAAAAAATCCTGCAGGTTTCTTGCTAAGATTTCAAAAGGGGTTTGCCATTGCCCCCTTTCTAGAGCTGAGAGAAAGAGGCTGGCCTaaattggctttgtgcctaaagttgGATTACAACTAAAAATCTCCTcacaatttctagcctgatgcttgaAGATTAAGATTAACAAACTGGAATATGTGCAGAGGAAAATGAAACAATGTTAAGAGGCTTGGAGGACAAAatgtaattgaaaaaaaatctcatttagtTTTCTTTTACACCTTAATGCAAGCCCTCACCAATTCATTCTGTTCTTATCTTAATATTCAAAAGTGCTCTAGGCCTTAAtttcaaaaattcaaattaaaaaattgTGTTCCAGTTATGTAAATGTCACTCCACACAGGAAAATAGGCAATCTGGTCAGAAAAACTCGTCCAGCATGTCTGCCCAGTTTTTACTAGGACTTCCCCTCTCCTCAAGGACATAGCTTGTTTTGCTAAAGGCTGCAATGCTTATTCTAGCTTAGAGGTGATCAAGAACCTTGTGCACCTGTATCTTATCAGTACCCACCTGGCCTTTACTCATTTTTTTTCCCGGCAGGGAGAAACGAAGAGTCATTATCCCTCCTCACCTGGCATATGGCAAGCGAGGTTCCCCACCAGCTATACCAGGTAGGATTCGGTTACCAGCAATTATTTAATGGCCAGTCAACCTACTGGAGCAGGAGGTAGCCAGATATTTAGGATGCCCGGTCCTGTTGTTTTGTAATGTTGATTGGACATGCTATCTCTAACTGGGCCaggaaaaagagactggaaaggaaatgggggggggggggcatttaggAAGTAATATTGTAAAGCCACATCTGTACTGCAGGAAAGGACTTAAGAAAAAAGGAGTATGCATGCAAACAtataaactcaaaaataatacttCTAGGTATACTTCTAGATTTAGTTTGCCTTGTGGAACATGGTATTATGTAGGATCTTCTAGGTATGTTTCACAGATTTTGTCTCTTTCCAGCTAATGCTGTTCTGCAATTTGAAGTTGAATTAGTCCAGCTCTCCAGAGCCAATCACTGGCAGAAGCTGTCCAACGACATACTCCCCTTGCTGAGCATTGTGCttgtcccaggcctgctgggactgATTGGTTACTATCTCTACCACAGAGCCCAGATGCCCCGAATATCTAAGAAGAAActcaaggaagagaagaaaaacaaagccaAAAGGAAATAAAGTTGTTCTTTATCTTTTTCAACATTGTTTCCCAGTGGAATcgggtgggttcctgtactggTTGGTACCGGTTTGCTTtgcttgcgcatgcgcagttgactgtaatttgttctgcgcatgcgcagaaacatgccagcaatggcagaagacaccggggaactggtttgggggcgtggccagcctgggtcactgccagttctgtgacccaggccaaatcaccactaccagttctgccgaacctggagcaacccacctttgagtGGAATGTGTGTGTAGAGGAGGAGTGCCCACACTGTTTCCCACACGTACATAGTATCTAAACAACTTAGACATAACTCTTGCACAAAAGGCCAAGGATGGAGAATTAGTTCCCATCATTGCATGAACTTCATTGTATTGCCCTTTAGATGTGAGATCACAACTACTTCCTTCTAGCCAATGAGCTTCTAAGAAGACTCTGGATTCATGAAGGCTGATCTAATAGTTTGCACAAGATTTAATCATGTAAGTGGCACAGAAGAGTGGTTTTGAATGTTTTTACATACTTGACTTAAATATCTTAGTTTAAGAAGTGGTCACTGTATGGAGTTTATATAGGGTATCTATTAATCATATGCCTTTATAGTATAGATTTTACTTAAACATTCATACTAAAGATAGCTAAAATAGAATGCTGTACAAATCCTCAGGTACATTTAATAAGTGCCTGAGAATGATAGGAATTTGTCCAATGGACTTAAATGTATCAAGTAGCCTAACCCCAATGATAGTCCAAACTTACACTGGTCTAATGGCCATTCCATCTCCCAAGAAATAAAACGTATAAGGGTAATAAAGGTAGTGAGAGTTTAATACTACTGCCTTGTAACTGAGACAACTATATCAATTATATTGATATAAATCAAGCATAAGTTTGTAAGATAGACAAAAGACTTTGGAATAAATATCATCTTAGTGGCTCACAAGCTGTGTGTTCTGGTTGCAAAGGTGTCAAAATAATGTCCTTGTTGGGTTTTCTTTAGTAGCTTAAGAGTTTCCATCCATGGAGTATTTCAAGTTCTTGAAAGGGGAATTTTAAACATAGTGTATAACAGATTTGAGAGGATAAAGAGGGTatggtaaagaaaaaaaagctttattaAATGTCCAGTCTGCAAAGGAGACAGATGTGTTTCAAAGTTTACACATGGGCATGGGGTATATCTTCAGCTTCCATTGTACAGGTCTCTGGATTGGCTTGACCATGGAAGAAAAAGCCGCAAGACACATCAGTTACCGTTTAATGGCAGTTTGGGGAAAATTTTCTAAAAAGGTCCCAGCATAGACTGCAACTAGAATGGACTGGCTACTCTTTGTGCCCAACATCTGTGTTAACACAATAGAAAAGCATCACTTTGATTCACCAAATGCCAATTCAGAGGATATGTGAAACTTCGTGGGCTGCCTCTATAATATTATAGATGGGCCGCTTGGCTTGGGACCCTCTGACAGGTGCTGCTTGAGACCCATCTGAGGCAGTTGTAGGTTGATTAATTATCATCAGAGGATTGACCTGGCTCAGGACTTCATCATTCACTGAGATGCCATCCAAGTATTGCTTGAGGAGATGCCTCAACTTAAAATTGTCTTGCATCAGTACAGCTTTAGTCCGCTCTAGTGAGAGCTGCTCCAACCTCACCTTGTTGTATCTTTGCCAAAAGCGCTCCAGACCCACGTAGTCCAGCATCATCTATAAAATGTTGAAAAGCCTGGATTGGTTGCAAGGAACTACATCGCAACTTTTGAGTGTTCAAGACCCTGCCTACATAAAACCCCCAGCTTCATGTCTGCTGTGTGTGAAACATGCAATTCCCAAGCCAATTCTAAATTGGGAGATCCTTGTGGAAATATACAACCACTAGAAAGATGATAAAGACCAGTTCCTTTAGGTGGGTAACAGCCCAATACCAAAATGAAAAGTCCCACTTCAGATAAATTTGCTCTTGCAGAGGGGAAAGCAAAATGCTAGAATGTTAAAAGACCAGAGGCAAATTCTGAGCAAATATTAGAGAGTCAAACTGCACCAAACGCCAATCAAATCATATGAATCAGATTTTCCCTATGAAAAACAGATTCATAGGTAATTGAGGATCAGGAAAGAGGGCGAGgcttaattgttttttttcccttttgctaagGTTTCAAGGAAAATCCCTCCGAGCAGCTGGTGCCAAACTCAGAAAGATAAACCCTCCTAACTTCAACGAGTCCTTGCCTCAATCTTATCATCCCTCCTGGGAGAGGCACAGTAAATGCCAACCGATAAGCCCTGAAGATACAGAATAATTTTAATATACAGATTATTCCAAACAATAAACCAAGGAAATATTTCTTCCATTTGGTAACTAAGAAGAAATGTATCCCACCCATTTCTGAATTCAGATAATTCACCTGAGCAAGTGGTTCGACTGGTTTTTCCAAAGCCAACTTATCAACTGCTTTCTGTTCTTCCCAGTTTAGGGAGTTCTGGTAAAATGGtagcaccttctcctcctccgactCCAGCCTACGGCACATTTCAGCCAAGCGCAGAATTATCTCTGCCTgcaaaaacaggaaaaaagtgACTGGATGCGTTTTTTTGCTAGGTTTTTTGGCACAATATGTTTACAAAGTGCTGGAGCTTAAGAGAATcagtgcaagtagtccttgacccaTTTTAAGATATTTTCGGGTGGATGTTCAGCAAATGTGACAGTTGCAAAGTaaatgccatagttgttaagcaaaccaatgtGTGagattttgccaaaaactggaaatGCTGGTTTTCAGCGAAACTGTCATGTGACCAAGGGccactgcaaacagccataaatgcagtCATGTTGCCAAGCGCACAAAGTTTGGTCATGGTGGTGATCACAAAGGGTGCCCAACTGTCAAGAATTTCGACTCAGATTCTAAGTTCCCTTTTTTGGATCAGTTGTAACTCTGAATCATCACTAAGCAaccggttgtaaatcaaggactatctgtaatatagTAATAAATTAGGAATTATAATTCCTAGGTTTCTCTTGGCAtcatatcatctgtctatctatctatgttctctttctctctcctagaATGTTCAAGGACACTGACAAtaattatcaaaatataaaaacaaagttcaaACAACAACTAATATTAATAGAGACTCAAGTTTGTGCAgtgcttaaggcaccaggctagaaactggaagaccatgagttctagttccatctttgaTACAAAGGTGGTTTGGTGACCTTGTGCCAGTCActatctctcagccctaggaagaagacaatggcaaccacttctgaaaatcttgccaggaaaactgcagggattagtccaggcagtcaccaggagtcaatggTGAAGCTAAATGCATGACATTGCTAATTAAATGACTACTTCCAGACAAAGgccttgaattctttttttaaagattcagaAAACAGGTAGATTCCCTAGTGTAGGACCAATGCAAAAGAAGGCCCTTTCTCACAGACCCAACAAATGGGCCTCTTAAAGTGGAGCATCTTTAAAGAGTCTTTTCGGCCAGCCAAAATTTCTGGGCTGGCTGATAACAAGATAAAAGTCCCCCAGATAGACTAAGCCATAAGCCagtttacattttaaaagttaAGTCAGTGTTTCCAATAATAATCGAAAGATGTTCATGACTAGGCTTTCAAAGCTGCTATATTTATGGTGGTTCAATTCCTCTTCATTCAAGCTGGGTAGGCTTTGGAAAGTTGTTGTTGATGAGGTGTTATGTTTCTGGCTACCCTTCCATATCTGAAAGTAACTACCAAGATGATGAAGACAAAATTAGACATTTGCACAACTTTCACACATTGATACATATTTTCCCTTACATGGAATTTTAAGGCTGCAAATTGCTTATTTAAAGAGAACATATGTCAGTGTGACACACAGCTCTTTGGAAATGCATCCATCACAGAAGAACTTATAAGTGACAGCAGCTCCTTGGCAAGTAGAGAATATGTGACAGATTTTTGTGCTACATAATATCTGAAAGGTTTTCAGACATTCAAGACAAACAGGAGATGCACCAAAGTTGATTACCTACCTATCTCCCACTGAGATCCCATAAACTCTTATCAGGAATGACGAATGAAAATAGACACATGCCCAAAATGTAACCAAGATCTTCATTGCTATTGCTTATCTATCAGCAGCAgaggttttttctttttgcaaaaatctCCAGCCATCATTCTTTCTCTCCGGTTTGAAAATCCCAACTAGTTcattcccttttccccttttgtacTTCAACTTGGCTGAGTGCCGTGTCTTTCATCCTGCATGATAAATTTTGCTGGGATTTTTGATGTTGGGAGAGGAATGATGGTTATTCTAATGGTTTCAGGTGTTAATAGTTTTTGTGGGAAATATTCCTGGGAGTCAGTGTGAAGTATtagcaatatataaatattataagaaCATTCAATAAAAGCCAAACACCATTGTTCTCCTAGTGCACAGGGCAGCCTCTGATCATTCTTGCATCCACATATAGTCCATTTTGTTTCTCTCTTGAACAAAAATAGCTTGACGATCTCTTCTTTCCTGCAATGGTCTTGTAATATTGTTTTTGTCTCATTTTCATCCCATGAATAAGATAGCCTTAAATTTTCACAAGCTGCACTGACTAAGGGTATTTCTTCCCTTAGTCCAACGTTCCCCAAGGACAATCTCAAGGGATGTAAAATCTGACATGTTTTTGTCATTCTTACTTGGAAGAAAGGCAGATGATCAGTGATAGCAGGGAATAAGGCTAGAATAAATATTGGCAATGAGAACAGCAAATGTCACGCCAATGCGGCTTTCTGCTGACCCAAGAATGGATGGAGAATGGGGAAAGGTCCAATATACTACTactactggtgtgtgtgtgtgtgtgtgtgtgtgtgtgtgcagtgctTATGAGTCATACACCTGGCATTTAGGAAGAGAAACCAGGGAAGAAAATTCTGACTGATTTCTTCTTACTTTGAAAACATCAGACACATGGAATCTGAAAAATGACTTTCACAAAATCAGGATCAACTCAGACCaatcagatacaggtagtccttgacttattgggcaattgagcccaaaatttctgttgctaagtgaaatgtgaactttgccccattttacaatccttCTTGTGGCtaaatgaatcagtgcagttgataagttagtaacatggttgtgaagtgaatctggcttctccattgactttgcctgtcagaaggtcgcaaaacctGATCGTGTGACCCTGGGAGACTGCAAGTCAGTTGCCATGCATCCGGATTccgatcacatgactatggggatgctgccatccccatgtcataagttccttttttcaatgccattgtaaatttgaacggtcactaaatgagcagttgtaagtcagggactgaCTGTATTATGTGGATATGTTAAGCAGTTTTTAATATAATTAAGCATAATTTTATTTCCACCTCTTCTTTAGGAGCCTCTGTGTCATGGCCCCATTGGAGACCAGTACAGAGGAGGAGTTGGAGTTGGAACTGCGACCTTTGGACAGGGGTGGCATGTCTCCCTTGGCATGTTTGGAGAGGCCAGGGGCTGACGACAATGTTGGCATTGGGGGAGGTGGTCAACCAGACAGAGAGCTGCCTGCCCTCACAGACACAGGGGAGGATCGGCTGATGACAGGCAGTGATGCTGATAGGCAGCACATCTCCTCTGATGAGgaacagctccctcccccactcgATCCAAGAGCAAGAA contains:
- the FKBP11 gene encoding peptidyl-prolyl cis-trans isomerase FKBP11, yielding MLLRLRVSLSFLLLLLSCGARGQEQESKSETPLQIETLVASPEGCTERSATGDTLAIHYTGILEDGRVIDTSLSRDPLQVELGKRQVIPGLEQGLLNMCVGEKRRVIIPPHLAYGKRGSPPAIPANAVLQFEVELVQLSRANHWQKLSNDILPLLSIVLVPGLLGLIGYYLYHRAQMPRISKKKLKEEKKNKAKRK